TAACTTTGCCGAATTTGCGCGATACATTGGTGTGCCTTTCGATAAACCTCAATGGGCTATTCCATTAACGCCAGAAGATGAAGAGCTAGCAATCAGCACCATAGCCAACCAACCTACACTGGTTATCTCGCCTGCTGCCAGCAAAGACTCGCGCAACTGGCTAACAGAGCGATACGCTGCTATTGCTGATTATGCTGTCGAACAAGGCATGCAAGTGGTGTTATGTGGTTCTCCGGCGCCAAGAGAAGTTAACCTTGGTAGCGACATCGAAAAATTATGCCAGTCGCCAGTAACCAACTTGATTGGCAAAACGAACTTGAAGCAACTGACTGCCGTACTGAAACATGCAACGGTGGTATTGGCACCTGATACTGGCCCAGCCCACTTGGCAACTACGCAGTCAACGCCTGTAATCGGCTTGTACGCGCACAGCGACCCTCGTAGAACAGGACCTTACAACGATCTCGATATCGTAGTGAGTGTTTATCAACAGCACGTAGAAGCACAACAAGGTAAACCAGTCGCAGACCTTCCATGGGGAACCCGTGCTAAAGGCGATGACCTAATGAAAGACATCACACTCGATATGGTAAAGCAGCAACTCGATAAGGCCTTAAACTCTAGTAAAGCACCGAATTCGAACACTACATTAAGCAAGGACAGCTAAAATGAGCACACACGTTATTTATCCAGGAACTTTTGATCCGGTGACCAATGGCCACCTTGATATCATTGTTCGTGCCGCTAGCATGTTTGACCATATTACCGTTGGGGTAGCTGAGAGCCCAAGTAAAAAGACCATGTTTGAGTTAGATGAACGAGTAGAGCTACTGCGTGATGCCGTGGCTCATATCCCGAATGTCTCTGTTGAAGGATTTTCGGGGTTGCTGGTCGATTTTGCTAAACAGCAGCAAGCGAATGTGTTGGTGCGAGGACTAAGAACAACCATGGATTTTGAGTACGAGTTTGGACTCACCAGCATGTACCGAAAGTTACTGCCGGGGCTTGAAAGTGTGTTCCTTACCCCTTCAGAAGAATATGCCTTCCTCTCTTCAACCATTGTTCGTGAAGTCGCTATACACGGCGGGGATATTAGTCAGTTTGTGCCACAAAAAGTAGCAGATGAAATAAAGCTAAAAACAACTAAATAGCTCTCTTTAGCTAAATCGTAAAATAAAATAGCGCTCATTGAGCGCTATTTTATTTTCAAAGCTATCAATTACTACAGCGAGTAATAGGCCTTATACCAATCTGCGAAAGCTTTTGCCCCTTCTTAAATTTCAACTTGAGCTTTATAGATAAGAGCTTCAAACACATCTTTAGTAACAAATTTACCTCATGAGTTTTAGGTTTATTGACATCAATCACAACCCTCGCTTACAGGAAGGTGACCAACTATCACAATAAAACAAGTAGGTGCTAACATATTCTCCTAACAACAAACACATCACTACAACATTATGAAATCATACTGTATTACCTTGAAAAATAATCATTGTAGGCAAAGATCAACAGCCGACGCCCTTAAGGATGTTCAGGTTGATTTTGAGTTTTTTATTGGAGTGGATGCAAGAGTTGATGAGCATCCTTTACTAACCAGAATTCAAGAAAGAATTTTTTTGTACAACATGGGGAGGCCCCATATTATCGGTGAAGTTGGATGCTATGCAAGTCATTACCTTATATGGCAAAAGTGTATAGAGCTCAACGAACCAGTTTTAGTCTTCGAAGATCATGTCAATATTGACGAAAACATATTTCGTAATACGCTAGCTATCGCAGAGCAGCATATTGAGCAATGTGGTTTTATTCGGTTACAAGACAGTAAAAACAAACTGCATTACTCTGTTGATAAGTACCAAAAACAAAACCTTGTAAAGTACTTGAAAGTTCCTCAAGGAACTGCCTGCTACGCTATATCTCCCAAAGCTGCACGAGCGTTTATCGAACATAGTTCGACTTTCAATTATCCGGTCGACGTCTTCTTACGGAATACTTGGGTTCATAAACATCCCATGTTTGGTGTTGCACCTGCGGGATTACAGCGTAGTAAGCAGCCGTCAATCATTCGTCAAGGCAAAGGCAAAGGCAAAGGCAAAGGCAAAAAACACTATTCAGTAGCCTTAATGAAAGCCGTTAACAAAATAAAGAGCATGACGCTCAACCTAGCAACTAATTTTTACCACTTGTCTATTTTAGGAAAAGAATACAGGCCAAAATTATAGATGCTCAGCGTTAACGATCTTCAAAAAACAAAAGTAGCGCTCAATGAGCGCTACTTTTGTTTCAAAGCTATCGATTACTACAACGAATAATAGGCTTTATACCAATCTGCGAAAGCTTTTGCTCCTTCTTGGATCTTCACTTGAGGCTTGTAGCCAACCGCTTCAAACAAATCTTCCGTATCAGCGTAAGTCGCGTACACATCACCTGGTTGCATTGGCATGAAGTTCTTTTTCGCTTCAACACCTAGAGCACCTTCTAATGCTTCAATGTAGTCCATCAATTTAACCGGGCTGCCATGACCGATGTTAAATACACGATACGGTGCAGAACTGGTTGCTGGAGAGCCTTGCTCTACTGTCCAATCCGGCTGCT
The Vibrio kanaloae genome window above contains:
- a CDS encoding glycosyltransferase family 9 protein, with translation MSLFSTAPQSLCILRLSAIGDVCHAISVVQAIQKQWPETKITWITGKIEAMLIGDLPGIEVIVFDKKQGFKGMRELWRQLSDRKFDALLHMQAALRASVLSWGIKARYKVGFGKNRTREGQSLFTNRQLPISEKFHVLDNFAEFARYIGVPFDKPQWAIPLTPEDEELAISTIANQPTLVISPAASKDSRNWLTERYAAIADYAVEQGMQVVLCGSPAPREVNLGSDIEKLCQSPVTNLIGKTNLKQLTAVLKHATVVLAPDTGPAHLATTQSTPVIGLYAHSDPRRTGPYNDLDIVVSVYQQHVEAQQGKPVADLPWGTRAKGDDLMKDITLDMVKQQLDKALNSSKAPNSNTTLSKDS
- the coaD gene encoding pantetheine-phosphate adenylyltransferase, giving the protein MSTHVIYPGTFDPVTNGHLDIIVRAASMFDHITVGVAESPSKKTMFELDERVELLRDAVAHIPNVSVEGFSGLLVDFAKQQQANVLVRGLRTTMDFEYEFGLTSMYRKLLPGLESVFLTPSEEYAFLSSTIVREVAIHGGDISQFVPQKVADEIKLKTTK
- a CDS encoding glycosyltransferase family 25 protein yields the protein MKSYCITLKNNHCRQRSTADALKDVQVDFEFFIGVDARVDEHPLLTRIQERIFLYNMGRPHIIGEVGCYASHYLIWQKCIELNEPVLVFEDHVNIDENIFRNTLAIAEQHIEQCGFIRLQDSKNKLHYSVDKYQKQNLVKYLKVPQGTACYAISPKAARAFIEHSSTFNYPVDVFLRNTWVHKHPMFGVAPAGLQRSKQPSIIRQGKGKGKGKGKKHYSVALMKAVNKIKSMTLNLATNFYHLSILGKEYRPKL